Sequence from the Collinsella aerofaciens ATCC 25986 genome:
AGCACTGCGGCATCGTGCCCGTGCCCGAGGATCAGCTGCCGGTGACGCTGCCCGAGAACCTGGACCTGGGCGCCGGCGAAACCCTCGCCGAGTGCAAGGAGTTCTACGAGACCACCTGCCCGGTCTGCGGTCGCCCGGCCAAACGCGAGACCGATACCATGGACACCTTCACCTGCTCCAGCTGGTATTACCTGCGCTATACCGATCCGCACAACACCGAGCTGCCCTTCTCCCGCGAGGCCGCCGACCGTTGGATGCCCGTCGATAACTACATCGGCGGCATTGAGCACGCCATTCTGCACCTGCTCTACAGCCGCTTCTTTACCAAGGCGCTGCGCGACCTGGGCCTGCTGAGCGTGGACGAGCCCTTCACCAACCTGCTGTGCCAGGGCATGGTCAAGGACGAGAACGGCGACACCATGTCCAAGTCCAAGGGCAACGTCGTGCCCCCGAGCTCGGTCATCGAACCCTACGGCGCCGACACCATGCGTTTGGCGATCCTGTTTATCGCCCCGCCCGAGAAGGACTTCGACTGGGATCCCAAGGCCGTTGAGGGCGCCAACCGCTTCATCAAGCGCGCCTGGCGTATCGTTTGGCAGCTCGTCCAGTCCAGCGACGCCAACGTGGCCTTCGACAAGTCCGCGCTCGACGAGGTCGCGATGAAGCTCTATCGCGAGCGTCACCGCACCATCGCCAAGTGCACCGAGGACTTCGATCGCGGCCAGTTCAACACCGCGATCTCGGCCGTCATGGAGCTCGTCAACGCGGCGAGCGCCTACCTCAACGCCACCGAGGGTGCTGACCGCGATAAGGCTCTGTGCTACGGCGTGGCCAAGGACATCGTGAGTGTCCTTGCCCCCATCTGCCCGTTCTGGGCCGACGAGCTGTGGCACGAGGCACTCGGCTGCGAGGGCAACGCCTACACCGCCGCCTGGCCCGAGTTCGACTTGGCCGAGTCCATCGAGGACACGGTGCAGATCGTCGTGCAGGTGCTCGGCAAGGTTCGCGGCCGCATCGACGTCGCCCGCGACGCCTCCAACGAGGAGATGCAGGCTGCCGCCGAGGAAGCCGTTGCCAAGTGGCTTGAGGGCAAGACGGTCGTCAAGGCCATCTGCGTGCCCGGCAAGCTGGTTAACCTGGTGGTCAAGTAAGCTCTGCGTGCATAGCTGACATGTAAAAGCGAGGGGCGATTCCGCAGGGAGTCACCCCTCTTTTTGGTTATGGATGCTTGCGACAACACCCAATTATCCATTTCTTGTGGAGAACCTGTGCTCACGCTGACCTGCGGGTTTGTGTTGTGGTTGCACGTTTGCGCAGGTATTGGTATAGTTTGTTTGCAAATGAAGTTGTAATTGAAAGAAGTGGGGTTTCGGCCCCGCTTCTTTTTTGTATGGATGGAGGTGCCGCAATGGTCAAGACCAAGACCGAGCAGGCGATCATCGACGCGCTCGAGGCCGTCGCTCCCCAGCACGATATCGACATCGTCGACGTCGAGCTCGTGGGTGCCACCAAGGCCCCCTGCGTGCGCGTGCGTATCGAGGGTGCCGAGGGTCAGAGCCTGTCGCTCAACGACGTCACGGCCAACACCAAGTGGGTCGGCGATGTGATTGAGGAGCTCGACCCCATCTCTTCGAGCTATACGCTTGAGGTGTCGAGCCCGGGCATGGCGCGCCCGCTGCGCCGTCCGAGTGACTTTGCCCGCTTTGTGGGCGAGAACTGCGAGCTCACCTCCACCGCCACCGAGGGCCGTCGCAAGTACGCCGGCAAGATTGCCTCCGCCACCGAGACGAGCGTGACCCTCGAGCTCGAGGACGGCGAGTCCGTTACCCTCGATTTCTCTGATGTTAAAAAGTGCAAGCTGAAGCCCACCTACGACTTCAAGCCCGCGAAGGAAGGAAAGTAAGATGGCAGCATCCGACATGATGTCCGCCCTGATGGAGCTTTGCCAGGAGAAGCACATCGACCAGCTCTACCTGATCGACCGCCTGGAGCAGTCGCTCGCCAAGAGCTATGCCGAGATCCTGCATCTTGAGTGGGGCGCCAAGGTGACCATCGACCGCACCACCGGCAAGATCTACGTCTACCGCTTGGAGCCGATCGACGATTCCATGGACGAGGAGGGCAACTTCACCGAGTTCGAGGAGATCGACGTCACCCCCAAGAACACGAGCCGCATCGCCGCCCAGCACGCCAAGGCCGAGATTAACGCCATTGTGCGCAACTCCGCCCGCGAGCAGATCTACGAGGAGTTCTCCGGCCGCATCGGTGACCTCATCAGCGGTACCGTGCTGCAGTCCACGCCCGACTTCACGATCGTCAAGATCCGCGAGGGCGTCGAGGCCGAGCTTCCGCACTTCGATCAGCGCCGTTACGAGAATGAGCGCAACGAGCGTCCGATGGGCGAGCGCTACCTGCACAACCAGCACATCAAGGCCGTGATCATCGACGTTCGCGACCCTAACTCCAACCTGCAGCCGGTTCGCGGCGAGCACAGCCGTCCGCCGATTGTCATCTCCCGTACCCACCCCGAGCTCATGCGTCGTCTGTTTGAGCAGGAGGTGCCCGAGATCTATGAGGGCACCGTCCAGATCAAGTCGATCGCCCGCGAGCCCGGCCAGCGCTCCAAAGTCGCCGTCCACTCGCTCGACGACCGTCTGGATCCCGTGGGCGCCTGCGTCGGCCCTAAGGGCAGCCGCGTTCGCGCTGTCGTGGGCGAGCTCCGCGGCGAGCGCGTCGACGTCATCCTGTGGGATGCCGATCCTGCCGTCTACGTCGCCAACGCCCTGTCGCCCGCTAAGGTCACCCGCGTCCTCATCGACGAGGAGAAGGCCTACGCCGGCGTCATCGTTCCCGACGACCAGCTGTCCCTCGCCATCGGCAAGGAGGGCCAGAATGCCCGCCTCGCCGCGCGCCTGACCGGCTGGCACATCGACATCAAGTCCGAGACGCTTGCCGCCGACATCCTCAAGAACGTTCCCGTTCACGAGGAGCCCGCCGCCGACCTGATCGGTGACGAGGAGGACGAGGACGTCCGCCGCTGCGAGTATGTGTCCGAGGACGGCATCCAGTGCCGCAACCAGGCTCGTCCCGGCTCCCGTTTCTGCGGTGTCCACGACACCGACGCCTTCGATGATGCGGAGGACCTGATCTAGCGCGCGGTCGCGCCGGGCAGGTCCCAGCGCATGCCCTACGCTCGTTCAGTCTCTAGGCACCCAAGGTGCCAGAAAGGGTAGGTGAAGTCATATGGCAAAAGTCCGTGTGTCCACCCTGGCCAAAGAGTTCGGCATGACCTCCAAGGAACTGATGGGTCATCTCGCCGATATGAAGATTCCCGCTAAGTCCGCTTCCTCCACCTTGGAGGACGCCTATGTCGCTATGGTCCGCAAGCAGCTCGCCTCGGTGATCGAGGCCCGCGCTCAGGAAGTCGAGGCCGCCAAGCAGGCCGAGGAGCAGGCAGCTGCCGCCGAGGAGGCCGCACGCGCCGCCGAGGCCGAGCGCGAGCGCATCGCCGCCGAGAAGGCCCGCGAGGAGGAACGCCGCCAGTTTGCCGCAGCCCAGGCTGCCGAGGAGGCCGCCCGCGCCGAGGCCGAGGCCAAGAAGAAGGCCGAACAGGAGCGCCTTGCCCGCGAGAAGGAGGAGGCTGCCCGCGAGGCCCAGCGCCGCGCCGTTCCCGCTTCCGACTCCGGTTCGCGCTTCCGTTCGCTGCTCGACCAGATCGCCGCACAGGAGACCGTGCTCAAGGAGAAGAAGGACGCCGAGGACAAGGCCAAGGCCGAGCGCGCCGCAGAGCGCGGTAACCGTCGTGGCGGCAACAACGACCGCCGCGGTGGCCGTCGTAACGATCGTAACGCTTCCGACAACAACTCCGAGCGCAACGCCTCCGAGAGCCGTCCGCACAGCCATCGCACTAACGCCAGCAACAACGTCGCTGCCGGCATGGACTTCCCCAACCCCGATAAGCAGGGCAAGGGCAAGAAGCGCAAGGGCGGTCACAACAACGAAGAGGACCACTACAGCCGCATGGCTCGCGAGGCCGAGGAGTACAGCCGCGAGAAGGTGCTCGAGGAGGCTCGTGCCGCCGTCGAGGAGGCCTCTCGCGAGTCCACCGGTCGCCGCAAGAAGCGCAAGGAGAAGCGCGAGCGTGAGGCTGCCAAGGCTCAGGAGGAGCGCAAGATAGAGGAGGCGCTGGCCCAGGGCGTGAACCCTGAGGACCTCGACGCCATCAAGGTCTCCCAGGGCGTTACCGTCCAGGAGCTTGCCGAGGCGCTCGACGTTCCGGCCAACGACATCATCAAGCGCCTGTTCCTGCTGGGTACGCCGCTTACCATGACGCAGTCCATGTCCGACGACCTCGTCGAGCTCGTCGCCGACGACCTGGGCCGTCAGATCAAGATCATCACCCCCGAGGAGGAGAACACCTTCTCGTTCTACGACGATCCCGCCGACCTTAAGCCGCGCGCCCCGGTCGTCACCGTCATGGGTCACGTCGACCACGGCAAGACGTCGCTGCTCGACGCCATCCGTCACACCGGCGTTGCTGCCGGCGAGGCGGGCGGCATTACGCAGGCCATCGGCGCTTCGCAGGTCATGATCAACGACCGCAAGATCACCTTCATCGATACCCCGGGTCACGCTACCTTTACGGCCATGCGTGCCCGTGGCGCCAAGGTGACCGACATCGTCATCCTGATCGTCGCCGCCGACGACGGCGTCATGCCCCAGACGGTCGAGTCGATCAACCACGCCAAGGCCGCCGGCGTTCCCATCGTCGTTGCCGTCAACAAGATCGATAAGCCGGGCGCCAACCCCGACCGTGTGCGTCAGGAGCTCACCGAGTACGGCGTCATCCCCGAGGAGTGGGGCGGGCAGAACATGTTCGTCAACATCTCGGCCAAGCAGAAGATCGGTATCGACGATCTTCTGGAGACCGTGCTGCTCCAGGCCGACGTGCTCGAGCTTAAGGCCAACCCGGACACCTTTGCCTCCGGCAATGTCCTCGAGGCCAAGCTCGACAAGGGCCGCGGTTCGGTTGCTACCGTGCTCGTGACCCGCGGTACCCTGCACGTGGGTGATACGCTGGTCGCCGGCCTTACCTACGGTCGCGTCCGCGCCATGCTCGACCCCAAGGGTCGCGCCGTCACCGAGGCCGGTCCCTCCGACGCCGTCGAGATCCTGGGCCTGCAGTCTGTGCCCAACGCCGGCGACGAGTTCCGCGTGTTTGAGGACGAGCGCGAGGCTCGCGCCCTTGCCGACGAGCGTTCGCTCAAGGCTCGTATCGAGGAGCAGAGCCGCGTCAAGCACGTCACGCTCGAGAACCTCTTCGAGACCATTGCCGACGCCGAGGTCAAGGAGCTCAACCTGATCATCAAGGCCGACGTCCAGGGTTCCATCGAGGCCCTTCAGGACTCGCTCGACAAGATGGATCAGTCCGAGGTTCGCATCAACACGATCCACTCCGCCGTCGGCGCCATTAACGAGACCGACGTTGTCCTGGCCGACGCCTCCAACGCCATCATCATCGGCTTTGGCGTCCGTCCCGACGGTAAGGCCCGCTCCGCCGCCGAGCGCGAGGGCGTCGAGATCCGTTGCTACGACGTCATCTACAAGTGCCTCGAGGAGCTCGACGCCGCCCGTATCGGCATGCTCAAGCCCACCGAGGTCGAGGTCGCCACGGGTACCGCGACTGTCCTGGACACTTTCAAGGTGCCCAAAGTCGGTATCGCCGCCGGTGTCCGCGTCGAAGAGGGCGAGATCGCCGCGACCGATTCCGTGCGCCTGGTGCGCGACGGTATCGTGGTCTTCAACGGCAAGATCGCCTCGATGCGCCACTACAAGGACGAGGCCAAGAGCCTCAAGAGCGGTTCCGAGGGCGGCATTGGCCTGGAGAACTTCCAGGACATCAAGCCCGGCGACCAGATCGAGGGTTACCGCATCGACCAGGTTGCCCGTACCGAGTAGGGGGTAGCGCTATGAAGCAAACGCAGGCAACCCGCCGTCTGGGCGAGCAGCTTCGCGAGAAGCTTGGTTATATCCTGCTCTTTGAGGTTTCCGATCCGCGTCTCGACCTAGTTACTTTGACCGCGGTCGAGGTCGCGGTGGACCGTTCGTTCGCGCGTGTGTACGTGTCGTGCGATGCGAGCCGCTACGACGAGGTCATGGAGGCGCTCGCAAGTGCCAAGGGCCGTATTCGCAGCCTGTTGGCTCGCTCGCTCGATTGGCGTGTCACGCCCGAGCTCGATTTTCGCATCGATCGCTCGACCGATGAGGCCGAGCGCATCACGCGTGCGCTGGAAAACGTTCCCGCCACGCTTGCGATCGAAAAGGACGAGGACGGCTATCCGATAGCGGATGCCGCCCAGGAGGCAGCTTTAGATGACTAATTCCGCCGACCTCGCCTCGTGCGAGTCTGCAGATATTCAGCGACGCATCCTCGAGCTCATCGAGGGTGCGTCCTCCATTGCGATTTCGGGACATACTTCTCCCGATGGCGATGCCTTGGGCTCCGTATTGGGTCTGGGCCTTTCGCTCATGAAGTTTTTCCCCAACAAGGACATTGCGCTGCTGCTGGCAGACGATGACCCGGTTCCTCGCATCTACCGCTTTATGGAAGGCTCCGATCGCCTGGTGCCGGCATCTGCGTACACCGGCAATCCCGACCTGTTCATCTCGGTGGACGTGCCGGTCGTCGAGCGCCTCAACAATTCCGCCGAGGTGCTTCGTCGCTCCAAGCATGTGGTGTGCTTCGATCACCATCCGGCTCGCGAGGAGTTTGCCGAGCTCAGCCTGAGGCGCGTCGAAGCTGCAGCCTGCGCCATGATCATCGACCGTTTCTTGGACAATTGTGGCATTGTCGCCCGTGATGGCGTCGCGACTTGCTTGCTGTGCGGCTTGGTGACCGACACCGGCCGTTTTCAGTACCAAAACGCCGATGCTGCTGCGTTCCATGCGGCCTCGCGACTGGTTGCCCACGGTGCCGATCCGGCGCGTGTGGCACTCGAGGTATATCAGAGCATGCGCGTTGAGTTTTTGCACCTCAAGTCCATCGTTATGGGCCGCATCAAGACGGTGGCCCACGGGCGCGTGGCGTATAGCTACGCGTACCAGAGTGACCTTGAGGCTTGCGGTGTCACCTCGGATGAGTGCGACGGCCTGGTTGACGTGGTGCGCTCGGTGATGGGCGTGGAGGTCTGCCTGTTCCTGAAGGGCATTGAGGGCGATACCAAGGTGCGCGGCAACCTGCGCTCCAAGGGCGACCTCAATGTGTCTGAGATCGCTGCTGCCTTTGGCGGAGGTGGACATTCCGCTGCCGCCGGTTTCTCCAACAACGGAACGATTCTCGAGACGCTCACCGTGGCACTTCCCATGCTGGCCGAGCTGGTAGGGGAGGATCCCGCTTCGGTGACCGTCGAGCTTTAACTTTTTGGATG
This genomic interval carries:
- the rimP gene encoding ribosome maturation factor RimP; the encoded protein is MVKTKTEQAIIDALEAVAPQHDIDIVDVELVGATKAPCVRVRIEGAEGQSLSLNDVTANTKWVGDVIEELDPISSSYTLEVSSPGMARPLRRPSDFARFVGENCELTSTATEGRRKYAGKIASATETSVTLELEDGESVTLDFSDVKKCKLKPTYDFKPAKEGK
- the nusA gene encoding transcription termination factor NusA, which gives rise to MAASDMMSALMELCQEKHIDQLYLIDRLEQSLAKSYAEILHLEWGAKVTIDRTTGKIYVYRLEPIDDSMDEEGNFTEFEEIDVTPKNTSRIAAQHAKAEINAIVRNSAREQIYEEFSGRIGDLISGTVLQSTPDFTIVKIREGVEAELPHFDQRRYENERNERPMGERYLHNQHIKAVIIDVRDPNSNLQPVRGEHSRPPIVISRTHPELMRRLFEQEVPEIYEGTVQIKSIAREPGQRSKVAVHSLDDRLDPVGACVGPKGSRVRAVVGELRGERVDVILWDADPAVYVANALSPAKVTRVLIDEEKAYAGVIVPDDQLSLAIGKEGQNARLAARLTGWHIDIKSETLAADILKNVPVHEEPAADLIGDEEDEDVRRCEYVSEDGIQCRNQARPGSRFCGVHDTDAFDDAEDLI
- the infB gene encoding translation initiation factor IF-2, encoding MAKVRVSTLAKEFGMTSKELMGHLADMKIPAKSASSTLEDAYVAMVRKQLASVIEARAQEVEAAKQAEEQAAAAEEAARAAEAERERIAAEKAREEERRQFAAAQAAEEAARAEAEAKKKAEQERLAREKEEAAREAQRRAVPASDSGSRFRSLLDQIAAQETVLKEKKDAEDKAKAERAAERGNRRGGNNDRRGGRRNDRNASDNNSERNASESRPHSHRTNASNNVAAGMDFPNPDKQGKGKKRKGGHNNEEDHYSRMAREAEEYSREKVLEEARAAVEEASRESTGRRKKRKEKREREAAKAQEERKIEEALAQGVNPEDLDAIKVSQGVTVQELAEALDVPANDIIKRLFLLGTPLTMTQSMSDDLVELVADDLGRQIKIITPEEENTFSFYDDPADLKPRAPVVTVMGHVDHGKTSLLDAIRHTGVAAGEAGGITQAIGASQVMINDRKITFIDTPGHATFTAMRARGAKVTDIVILIVAADDGVMPQTVESINHAKAAGVPIVVAVNKIDKPGANPDRVRQELTEYGVIPEEWGGQNMFVNISAKQKIGIDDLLETVLLQADVLELKANPDTFASGNVLEAKLDKGRGSVATVLVTRGTLHVGDTLVAGLTYGRVRAMLDPKGRAVTEAGPSDAVEILGLQSVPNAGDEFRVFEDEREARALADERSLKARIEEQSRVKHVTLENLFETIADAEVKELNLIIKADVQGSIEALQDSLDKMDQSEVRINTIHSAVGAINETDVVLADASNAIIIGFGVRPDGKARSAAEREGVEIRCYDVIYKCLEELDAARIGMLKPTEVEVATGTATVLDTFKVPKVGIAAGVRVEEGEIAATDSVRLVRDGIVVFNGKIASMRHYKDEAKSLKSGSEGGIGLENFQDIKPGDQIEGYRIDQVARTE
- the rbfA gene encoding 30S ribosome-binding factor RbfA gives rise to the protein MKQTQATRRLGEQLREKLGYILLFEVSDPRLDLVTLTAVEVAVDRSFARVYVSCDASRYDEVMEALASAKGRIRSLLARSLDWRVTPELDFRIDRSTDEAERITRALENVPATLAIEKDEDGYPIADAAQEAALDD
- a CDS encoding DHH family phosphoesterase, with the translated sequence MTNSADLASCESADIQRRILELIEGASSIAISGHTSPDGDALGSVLGLGLSLMKFFPNKDIALLLADDDPVPRIYRFMEGSDRLVPASAYTGNPDLFISVDVPVVERLNNSAEVLRRSKHVVCFDHHPAREEFAELSLRRVEAAACAMIIDRFLDNCGIVARDGVATCLLCGLVTDTGRFQYQNADAAAFHAASRLVAHGADPARVALEVYQSMRVEFLHLKSIVMGRIKTVAHGRVAYSYAYQSDLEACGVTSDECDGLVDVVRSVMGVEVCLFLKGIEGDTKVRGNLRSKGDLNVSEIAAAFGGGGHSAAAGFSNNGTILETLTVALPMLAELVGEDPASVTVEL